Proteins encoded by one window of Xiphias gladius isolate SHS-SW01 ecotype Sanya breed wild chromosome 15, ASM1685928v1, whole genome shotgun sequence:
- the smdt1b gene encoding single-pass membrane protein with aspartate-rich tail 1b — MATSVLRLPLRLSTRNAALMSRNTGLKSSNISRTTPIRTAVSTPSGAILPKPDKTPFGLIRMTVVVVPFLYVGTLISKNFAALLEEHDIFVPEDDDDDD, encoded by the exons atggcGACGAGTGTACTGCGGCTCCCGCTGCGGCTTTCCACCAGAAACGCGGCGTTAATGAGCCGTAATACCGGCTTGAAATCATCAAACATATCCAGGACGACTCCGATCCGAACCGCAGTATCAACGCCTTCGGGGGCAATACTACCGAAACCGGATAAa ACACCATTTGGTCTTATCCGCATGACAGTAGTGGTGGTGCCTTTCCTGTATGTGGGCACTCTGATCAGCAAGAACTTTGCAGCTCTTTTGGAGGAGCATGACATCTTTGTCCCTGAGGACGACGATGACGATGACTGA